The Desulfonatronum lacustre DSM 10312 region GGCTTCCATGAGCAGGGCCGGGATTTTACCCAGGGTGGAGGCAGTGGCGAAAAGGAGCAGAGATGTTTTGCCCACCGCAGCGCCCAGGGTCGAGACAACGGCCGGGGCAAAGGGCAGCAGGCGGAGCAGGAAGATGAGCTGAAAGGCTTCCCGGCCTTGGGCGTTGATCAGGGCCTTGGCTCTGGGGTAGCGGTTCAGGGCCGTCTGGGCCGAGGACCGAAATCCGGCCCGGTAGAGCAGGAAGGCCGTGACCGCGCCCAGGGACTCGCCCAGAAACGAGACAAAGGCGCCCGTCCAGAAGCCGAACAGGACGATGTTCGCCGCGGTGATGAAGAATGTGGGAAAGACGCCGCTGATGGTGGCCAGGACGTTCAGGCCGATGCTGACCAGCGCGGCGTACATGCCGTAATGGCGCAACAGCTCGACGAGGGATTCGGTCATGACGCGGTTTCGGCCTCAGAGGGCGACCGGTCCCGGTTCGTCGCGACGGCGAGGTATTTCTTGCGCACCAGTCGCCAGACCACCACGAAAAAAGCGGTCAGCGGGATGGCCAGGATCATGCCCAGGATGCCGCCCAGGGCCTTGCCCCAGAAAAAAATGGCGATGATGATCATCAGCGGGTGCAGCCCGGTGCCCCGGGCCATGATCCGTGGGGTGAGCAGATAGCTTTCCAGGAGTTGGACCGCGACGAAGATAGCCAGCACCAGGGCCAGGAGGAACAGTCCGCCGTCCTGTTGCAGGTAGGCCAGGGGCAGAACCGTGAGCAGGCCCAGGAGGCTGCCCAGGTAGGGAATGATGTTCAGCAGGCCGATGACGATGCCCAGCAGGGTCCCGAATTTCAGGCCGGCCAGGGTAAAGCCGACGGCCATGAGCACGCCCATGATCAGCCCGATCAGGATCTGGCCCCGAAAAAAGGCGACCATGATCCGGGCGAACTCGCCGGTCAGAAACGTGATGTCCTCCCGCAGCCAGGGCGGGATGAAGGAGAGTTGTTCGTCCAGAGCGCGCAACGGGTCCTTGTCCGTGAGCAGGAAGAAGAACAGATAGACCGGGATGATCGCCGTTCCGGCGACAAGGGTGAAGGTGCGGCCCAGGAATTCTCCCAGGGTGTTCAGGGCCGGCAGGGAGGTCTGGATGATCTTTTGCAGGTGTTCAGTCCAGGATTGCAGGTGTTCGCGGAGGACTTCCGGATTCAGGGACTCCTCGGCCCAGGTCGCGGCGTCTGGGAACAGGCGGGCGATCAAACGGGACAGCTGTTCGGCGAGGACCGGAAGGTGTTCGATCAGGGAACGAACCTGGGAGAGGATTTCCGGCAGGATCAAGGCCCCCAGCAGAGCCAAGGTCAGCAGGACGATGCCGTAGAGCAGGAGAATGGCCGTGATGCGTCCGAGATGCAGGATGCGCTGGAACCAGTGGACCAGCGGCTTGAGCAGCAGGGCCAGGATCCCGGCCGCGGCCAGGGGCCAGAGCACGTCGGAAAAGTAGACCACCAGGCCTTGGAGCAGCAGGAAGACGCCGAAGAAGAACGCGCCGATCAGGTTCAGCGCCAGGACCACCAGGGCCACGCTGATCAAGCGGCGTTGCAGGGGCGTCAAAAAGTCGGAAATATCGGAACGGGACATGGCTGAAGTGGGGCCGAACCAACAAAAAAGGCCGCTGAGCAAAGCGGCCTTTTTTGCTATATGTTGCGTGAATTTAGTCGAGTTCCTGGACGTTCGAGGCTTGCAGGCCCTTGTCGCCGTCGACGATCTCGAAGGAAACCCTGGCTCCCTCCCGCAGCGTCTTGAACCCGCCGCCCTCAATGGCCGAGAAATGAACGAAAACGTCCTTGCCGTCTTCCTGACCATCCGGAGTGATGAAACCGTAGCCTTTCTGCTTGCTGAACCACTTTACTACACCTTCCATAAAAAAAAGACCTCCTTAAAGAAATACAGAGAGTTGGCCTTAGGGCTGGCCTGAGCGGCGCGATGCACGCTCTTTCTTTGGTTGGCGGATACTCTCGTTTGTCCGAGGGGTCAAGTGAAAGATGGAACGTTGCTCAAAGCACGGAAAAAGCAAGCATCATGAACAGCGCCATCAGAACCAGCCCGACGCAGACTCCCAGGCCGGCGAGCAGGGTCAGTCGGAATAGGTCGTTCAGCTTTTGGTCCGTCCAGGTTTGGCCTTCCGGCCCGAGCCAGGGCTTGACCTTGGCTTGGCCGAAGTAGCGGGTCGGGCCGCCCATTCCGGCCCGGAGGGTCAGGGCCGCGGCGGCCATGGGCCAGCCCGCGTTGGGGCTTTCGGTCTGGCCCGCGGCGTGGCGTAGTTCGGGTAGGCGAACGGCGGGGTGGCCCAGCAGACGGGCCGCTATCGTCAAGGCCAGGGCGGTCAACCGGGCCGGGAGAAAGGCCAGGAGGTCGTCGGTCCGGGCCGCGGCCCAGCCCAGTTCCCGCCAGCGCGGCGTCTTGTACCCCCACATGGAATCCATGGTGCTCACGGTCTTGTAGGCCCACAGTCCGGCGGGGCCGAGGCAGACCAGGTAGAAAAACGGGGCCGTGAAGGCGTCGTTGAGGTTTTCACTGATGGTTTCGGCCAGGGCCCGGCGGATGCCGTTTTCGTCCAGTTGATCCACGTCCCGGCTGACCAGCCCGGAAAGGGCCGCTCTGGCGGCTTCGATATCCTGCTCGTGGAGCAATCGGGCGACCCGGCGTCCTTCCTGGAGCAGTCCGCCCAGGGCCAGCCCGGCGAAGCTGAAATACAGGGCCGACAACCAGCCGAGAATGGGCAGGGAGGCGATCAGTTGGATCGCGAGTCCCACGCCCAAGGCCAAGCCCAGAACGCAAAGCAGTCCAGCCAGGCGCGGAGGGAGCGGAGAGAACCGGGCCAGGCGCTCCAGGCGGTCCAGCAGCCATCCGACGAGCCGTACCGGATGCGGCCAGTTCGGCGGATCCTTGAGCCAGAGATCCAGGGCTGCGGCCAGCAGAGGAATGGTCAACCAGAGCATTTATGCTTTATGAGGGCACTGAATCGGTATCGAAATCGAAATCGTGATCGAAATCGGACGTTATGTGGCGTAATCACGGGGGATGCACGGTATTTTTCGATTTCGATTGGGATTGGCCCAGGGTATTTTTGACTCGACGCGGAAAGAAGCTTCAGTCCGGAAACAGGCAGAGCTGCACTTCCCGCTGCTTCCGAGGGGCGGGGGCCGTCTCGGAAGCAGCGGGAAGTGCTTTCGCCTTTGGTTTGCGGCGGGGAAAGGGATTTGTGCCGGAACGGAAGGGATGCAGAACGCAGGCGACGTCCGGGCAGAGGCGGACCTCTTTGGGGCTGCCCCCGCAGCATTCCAGGCACTTGGCCCGGATGGCCTTGAGCGGATTGCGATGGGTGCGCTTTTTGGCCATGGTTGAAGAGATCAGCCGCGGCTGAACTTGCGGTACTTGATCCGTTTGGGAACGTCGGCGTCCTTGCCCAGGCGTTGCCGTCGATCTTCCTCATATTCGGTGAAGTTCCCGTCGAAAAAGGTCACCTGGCTGTCGCCCTCAAAGGCCATGATGTGGGTGGCAATGCGATCCAGGAACCAGCGGTCGTGGCTGATCACCAGGACCGCTCCGGCGAAGTTCAGCAGGGCGTCTTCCAGGGCGCGCATGGTGTTCACGTCCAGGTCGTTGGTGGGCTCGTCCAGCAGCAGGACGTTGGCCCCTTCCTTGAGCATGCGGGCCAGGTGGACCCGGTTGCGCTCCCCGCCGGAGAGCAGGCCCACCTTTTTTTGTTGATCCGCGCCGGTGATGTTGAAGCGGCCCAGGTAGGCCCGGGCGTTGACGTCGCGATTGCCCAGGCGGATCAGGTCGTGGCCGTCGCTGATCATCTCGAAGACGGTTTTGTCCGCTTCCAAGTCGTCCCGTTTTTGGTCCACGTAGGCCAGCTTCACGGTCTCGCCCACGGCGATTCGGCCGGAATCCGGCTGTTCCTGGCCGGAGATCATTCGGAACAGGGTGGTCTTACCGGCCCCGTTGGGACCGATGATCCCCACGATGGCGCCGGGAGGAATCAGAAAGTCGGCGTTGGCCAGGAGCATCCGGTCCCCGTAGGCCTTGCACAGGTCCTGGGCTTCGATCACCTTCTGGCCCAGCCGGGGGCCCGGCGGGATATAGATTTCCAGCTCTTTGCCCCGTTTTTCGGATTCCTGGGACAGGAGCTGCTCGTAGGCCCCGATCCGGGCCTTGCTTTTGGCGTGCCGGGCCCGGGGAGACATCCTGATCCACTCCAGTTCCCGCTGCAGGGTCTTCTGGCGGTCGCTCTCGGCTTTTTCTTCCTGGCGCAGACGTTCCTTCTTCTGGTCCAGCCAGGAGGAGTAGTTGCCCTTCCAGGGGATGCCCTTGCCCCGGTCCAACTCCAGGATCCAGCCGGCCACGTTGTCCAGGAAGTAGCGATCGTGAGTCACGGCGATGATGGTCCCCGGATACTGGTGGAGGTGATGCTCCAACCAGGCCACGGATTCGGCGTCCAGGTGGTTGGTGGGCTCATCCAAGAGCAGGATGTCCGGCTGCTGGAGCAGCAGGCGGCACAGGGCCACCCGCCGACGCTCACCGCCGGAGACGAGGTTCAACGGCATGTCCGGGGGCGGGCAGCGCAGGGCGTCCATGGCCATTTCCAGACGGCTTTCCAGTTCCCAGGCGTTCAGGGCGTCCAGCTTTTCCTGGACCGAAGCCTGTCGGGCCAGCAGGGCGTCCATGGCCTCGTCGCTCATGGGTTCCGCGAACTGGGCGTTGATTTCCTCGAATTCCTTGAGCAACCGGACGGATTCCCCGGCGCCTTCCTCCACGACCTCCAGAACCGTGCGTGGTTCATTGGCCAGTGGTTCCTGTTCCAGGTAGCCGATGGTATGCCCCGGGGCCAGGGATGTTGACCCCTGGAAATCCTGGTCCACTCCGGCCAGGATTTTCAGCAGCGTGCTCTTTCCGGAGCCGTTCATCCCCAGGACGCCGATTTTCGCCCCGTAAAAATAGGAAAGGGAAATATCCTTCAGGATCGGTTTCTTGTCGTAATACTTGCTGACCCTGTGCATGGAATAGATGATTTTTTTATCGTCAGTGCTCATGGTTTTTCCGAGGTGCCCGGAACTGGTTCTGGGCTGGTTCAATGGAGGTGGATATGAAAAAAAAACGGACACCCTCCCGAAGAGGGTGTCCGGTTTGAAGGAAAATTTATGGACAGGCTAATGACCGTGTCCGTGTCCGTCATCGTTGAGGGTGTCCTTGATGGATTTCAAGACAACGACGCCCACGCCCGTGCCGATAAGGATCAGCGCCAAGTAAAAGGCGCCCATGAAAATGGCGTGGTCGGGCATCCACCAGGGGATGTCCTGGGGCAGAAAACTTTGAATGGTTTCTCCGGGAAGCATCATTCTCTCCTGTGCAAAAGTTAGTTGACGGCGTCCTTAAGCAGTTTGCCGGGGCGAAACTTGACGACCTTGCTGGCCGGAATCTTGATTTCTTCTCCGGTCCGGGGATTGCGGCCGGTGCGCTCCTGGCGCTGCTGAACCTCAAAGGTGCCGAAGCCGGTCAAGGTCAGCTTTCCGTTGGCGGAAAGAATTTCCTCAACGGAATCAATAAAGGCATTGAGGGCGCTCTCCGCGCTCGCCTTGGTCATTCCCGCCTTGTTGGCGACTTTCGCTACCAGATCCGCCTTTGTCATAACGCTTTCTCCTTTTGCACTTAATGGTGATGGTGAGAAAAAAAACTGTCAGATTGACAGCCCTATCAACGACCTTCCTTGGACGGCCTCTAGCCCAAAGCCGCCGCCATTGCAAGAAACCAAGGGAAAAAATAGTGGAAACCACGTGTTCACCGTGGATGATTCGGTTTGCCATATATAATCCCTTTCAAGATGTCCATGGTTTTGTCCGCTCACGAACAACTTGTCACCGAACAAACGATTGCGCTACGACCGCATGAACGGACGTGTTTGTTTGAAAGGCGTGATCGACATATCCTCAACAGATACCAAGGAGCAAGAAGATGCCGCGACGGGCGCCTTTGGAAGCGGAAATGTACTCCCATCTCGGGCCTTCGCGTTTTTCAGCCCTGGGTTTTCTCGGCGAGGATGCCCGGGACTGGGAGGATATCCTGGCCGACGACGCACGAACCCTGGAAGGCTTGGGAGTGAGCAGGAAGCAGCTGGTTGAAGAGCTGCGAGAGGTTTACGAACGGGCGGTGAAGGCCGGTGGGGATCCGGTACCGGTGGGCCCGGGAAGTGTCGCGGAGTGCCTGGAGTGCCGGGGGCGGATTCCTTCGCCGTTTCCAGGCGAGGGTACCTTTCCCAAGCATCAGGTCCGGGTGTTCCGCGAGCAAGGGGCGGAATCGCTCGTCATCACCCCTTTGGCCCTGCACCTGATCGAGCGACATGGCTTTTTTCAGGGCATCGGTTCGCCCTTCCGGATCGATCCCGTCCAAGCCGTCGCGATGCTGGGGCTGGGCGGCGAGTGAACAAAGCGAACGACTTTTCCTCCGGGCTCAGCGCTTGCGTTCCAGATTGTCGAAAGCCGCGATCCGGTCCCAGGCCTCATCGGCGGTTTCCACGAACTCGAACAGCTCCAGGTCCCGGGGCGAAACGGTCCCGGCTTCCACCAGAGCCCCGAAGTTGATGACCTTATTCCAGAATTGGGAGCCGAAGAGCAAAACCGGCATGGGGGCGATCTTTCCGGTCTGGATCAGGGTCAGGGCGTCGAACAGCTCGTCCAGGGTGCCGAATCCGCCGGGGAAAATCACCAGGGCCCTGGCCCGGATCAGAAAGTGCATTTTGCGGATGGCGAAATAGTGAAACTGGAAGCTGAGTTCCGGCGTAATATAGGGGTTGGGGGCCTGCTCATGAGGCAGGACGATGTTCAGGCCGATACTTTTGGCCTGGACTTCCGCCGCCCCGCGGTTGGCCGCCTCCATGATTCCCGGACCGCCGCCGGTGATCACCACATGGGTTTTTTTCTCCTCGCACTGGCAGTTTTCCGATATGATCCGGGAAAGCTTGCGGGCTTCCTCGTAATAGCGGCTGTGCTCCAGCGCGCTTTTGGCGGCCTGGAGTCGGGCCGTTGCGCCTTTGTCTTCGGGGCCGTCGGGCTGGTTCCCGACGGCGGCCAAGGCCTCGTCCAGCCGGGACTGGGCGGTTTCGGCGTCCAGCAGCCTGGCGCTGCCGAAAACCACCACCGTGGACTCGATCCGATTATCCCGCATCAGCATTTCGGGCTTGAGCAGTTCCAACTGGAGGCGAACCGGGCGCAGTTCATCCTGGAGAATAAAATCTTTGTCCAGAAAGGCCAAGCGATAGGCCGCGGATTCGGTCTGTGGCGTGGAAGGCTGCTGTTGGGCCCTTGCGACGTCGTTTTGTGCCGAAGGGAAAAGGGTTTCCGGGTGGCTGGCGGCCATGGACGTCCTCCTTGCTGATTGGTGGGTTGGGGGAAAGGGAACTTGTTGGCCTGTTTTTCCGGGATCGTCAATCTTATCGCCCGAGCCTCCAGGGCGTCGCTTGCAAAATCGGCGATGACGCCCTATCCATTCCCGATTGTTACGGTTCATGAACAAAAAACAAGGAGATCATCGCAGAATGTTGACGGAAAAACACCTGGACGCCTATGCCCAGGTCATGATCTGGGCTCTGGACACGGCCAGGAGGCGAAAGCTGCGCAAGGGCAATGTCGTCCTGCTGCAATCCGATCCCGCGGCTTCGGCCCTGGCCGAGAAAATATACGCGCTGCTGCTGGGTCGCTCGCTGCAACCCGTGGTGCGCTGGAATCCCACGGTGCGCATGGAGCACGATTTCTACGCCCTGGGTGAGGACAAACAGCTCACGTTTCACCCTCCGGGGACCAAGGAGTTGTTGGGAGCCTTGCACGGCGCGATCCACCTGCGTGCACCGGAGTCTTTGACCCACCTACGCGACGTTCGTCCGGAACGGATCAGCCTGGCCACCCTGGCCCGCAGGCCGCTTCGGGACATCCTGGACGCCCGGGAACAGCGGGGTCTGTTCGGCTGGACCCTGGCCATGCTGCCCACCCAGGAGATGGCCCAGGCCGCGGGCATGGACCTGGACGCCTACTCCCGGCAAATCGTGAACGCTTGTTACCTGGACGCCGACGATGCCGTGGCCGGTTGGCGGGAAGTTTTCGACGCGGTCAGCCGGATCAAGCGCTGGCTGAACAAAATGAACCCGAAGACGCTCCGGGTGGAATCCGAAGGCATGGACCTGGAGGTCTCCATCGGCGAACAACGCAAATGGGTGGGCCTGTCCGGCCACAATATCCCCAGTTTCGAGATTTTTCTTTCTCCGGACTGGCGAGGGGTCCGCGGCGTGTACGTCGCCGATCAACCGTCTTACCGCAACGGCAACCTGGTTTCCGGAGTGCGTTTGGAGTTCACGGATGGAAGGGTGACGTCCGCCCAGGCCGAACAGGGCGAGGCATTCCTGCGTTCCCAGGTGGCCATGGACGCCGGAGCGGCCCAGGTCGGCGAGTTTTCCCTGACCGACAAGCGTTTCTCCCGCATCAACGCCTTCATGGCCAATACCTTGTTCGACGAGAACTACGGCGGCGAACACGGTAACTGCCATTTGGCCCTGGGGTCGTCCTACGTGGAGTCCTTTTCCGGCAACGTCGCGGACCTGGACAAGCGCCGCAAGCGCGGCCTCGGATTCAACGAATCCGCCCTGCACTGGGATCTGGTCAACACCCACACCAAGGTCGTCACGGCCCGGCTGCGATCGGGAAAGACTCGGGTGATCTATGAGAATGGGGAGTTTTGCTTTTAACAGTCCGTTGAAAAACTCCCAATTGCTGCGTCGCTGCAAAAAGTTCAAACTCTCACGTATGAATAAATACGCTTCGACCTTGAACTTTTTTTTGCTCCTTGCACTTGGGGTTTTTGAACGGACTGCCGGATAAGGACTTTTTCAACACTCAGTTAAGGATTTCCTTGTCTCATGGACAATCGAGGCGACTTTTTTCGTGTCGATTTGCCGAGCAATCACACCGCGTCTTCTCCGTTCAGGAGGCGCGGTTTTTGGTTCTTTACACCGACAATCCCCCAGGCTATGTTCATCATTTTTCTTTCCGCAAGAGTTGCTTGCGATACGTGTTCGTGGTGCGTGTTCGTGGCGCGGATCGGGTCGTGGAGTTTGTTCATCTTGAATCCCCCCCGTGAGTGTTTGAGGGGGCGCGTGAGGGCGTTATGGCTCGACATTTTTTGCAGATAACCGATTTGAAACGTTCCGAGGCCTGGAACATGTTGACCAGGGCCAAGGAGATCAAGGCCTCCAATTGGCGTTCGTCCCTGCTCGACGGCAAGACGTTGATCCTGCTGTTCGAAAAGGCCTCAACCCGGACGCGGATTTCCTTTGAAGTGGCCATCCGGGCCCTGGGCGGCGACGTGCTGTTCATGACCAACAAGGAGTCCCAGCTCGGTCGGAACGAACCGTTGCGGGACACGGCCCGGGTTTTCGGACGCTACGTCCAGGGCGTGGTGGTGCGGACATTTGCCCAGGAAGTGCTCGAAGAGCTGGCTTCGGCGGGCGGGATCCCGGTGATCAACGCCCTGACCGACCTGCATCATCCCTGTCAGGTGATGAGCGACATGCTGACTGTTTTCGAGCAGACGCCGGACATCCCGAGCCTGAAGATCGCCTGGGTGGGCGATGGGAACAACATGGCCAATTCCTGGCTGCATGCGGCCATGCATTTTCCCTTTGCCCTGCATTTGGCCGTGCCTCAGGGATATGAGCCGAATCCGGAGGTTTTGCAGCAGGCCCGGGAGAACGGGGCCAACGTGGTGGTGACCAACGATCCCAGGGAGGCCGTGAGCGAGGCCCACTACGTCAACACCGACGTCTGGGCTTCCATGGGCCAAGAGGACTCGGCGGAGGAACGGCGGGAGATTTTCGCGCCCTTCCAGGTCAACTCCCGGCTTCTGGCCTTGGCCCGGCCGGACTGCAAGGTCCTGCACTGCCTGCCGGCCAAGCGCGGGGAGGAGATTACCGACGAGGTCATGGAAGGCGAGGCCTCCGTGGTCTGGGACCAGGCCGAGAATCGGCTGCATATGCAGAAGGCCTTGCTGGAATGGGTTTTTGAGGAACAGAATTAACGAAATCCACTTGAACAGGACGGGTGCTCGGCAATGAATCAAAAAATTGAAAAGGTCGTATTGGCCTACTCCGGCGGTCTGGATACGTCGGTGATTCTGAAGTGGATCAAGGAAACCTATTCCTGCGAGGTGATCGCCTTTACCGCGGATCTGGGCCAGGGAGAGGACCTTTCCGGCGTGGAGCGCCGGGCCCTGGATACCGGCGCGACCAAGGCTTATGTCGAGGATTTGCGCGAGGAGTTCGCCAGGGACTATATATTCCCGATGATGCGGGCCAACGCGGTGTACGAGGGCCGCTATCTGCTGGGAACCTCCATCGCCCGGCCCCTGATCGCCAAGCGGATGGTGGAGATCGCCCGGGCCGAGGGGGCTCAGGCCATTGCTCACGGGGCCACGGGCAAAGGCAACGACCAGGTCCGGTTCGAATTGACCGCCGCGGCCCTGGACAAAACCTTGAAAACCATCGCTCCCTGGCGGGAGTGGGATCTGCGTTCGCGCACGGACTGCGTCGAATACGCCAGAAAGCACGGCATTCCCGTGACCGTGACCAAGGACAAGCCCTATTCCTGTGACGGCAATCTCCTGCACCTCTCCTTTGAAGGCGGTGAATTGGAAGACCCCTGGGCCGAGCCCGGACCGCACACCTACCTGATGTGCGTGCCGCCGGAGCAGGCCCCGGACCAGCCGGAGATCTCGACCATCGAATTCGAGGCCGGGAATCCCGTGGCTCTTAACGGTCAGTCCATGAGTCCGGCAACGATCATGGCCGAGCTGAACGTTCTGGGCGGGCGGCACGGCATCGGTCGTCTGGACATGGTGGAAAGCCGTTTTGTGGGCATGAAGTCCCGCGGAGTCTACGAAACACCGGGCGGAACGGTCTTGCAGACCGCTCACCGCGACCTGGAGGGCCTGACCATGGACCGCGAAACCATGCGCCTGCGCGATCAGTTGATCCCGCAATACGCGGCCATGGTCTACAACGGTTTCTGGTTCGCTCCGGAGCGGGAGGCCCTGCAGGCCTTCATCGACAAGACCCAGGAACGGGTCCGAGGCACGGTGCGGCTGAAACTGTATAAAGGAGCGGTCTCTGTACTGGGTCGCAAGTCGGACGTTTCCCTGTACAATCCTGAACTGGCCACCTTCGAGCAAGACATGGTTTACGACCAGGCCGACGCGGCCGGGTTCATCCGGTTGAACGCCCTGCGACTGCGGGCCTGGAACCAGTAATGTCCGGGAAAGAATCCACAGGCAAACTCTGGGGCGGACGGTTCGAGGCAGCCACGAACCGGCTCGTGGAGCAGTATACGGCTTCGGTCGGGGCGGATCGCCGCTTGGCCTTGCAGGACATCCGGGGTTCCATGGCCCATGCCCGGATGCTGGGCAAGCAGGGTGTTTTGCGAGCCGAGGACGTGGACGCCATTCTGGACGGGTTGCGGCGGGTCGAAGCCGAGGTCGCGGCCGGGACGTTCGTTTGGAAAGACGAACTGGAAGACGTGCACATGAATATTGAAGCCCGGTTGACCGAGCTGATCGGCGAAGCCGGCAAGCGGCTGCACACCGGACGCAGCCGCAACGACCAGGTGGCCCTGGACTTCCGGCTGCATGTGGACGAGGCTCTGGAGCAATGGCAGGGTGCTCTGCATGAGCTGATCGCTGTGCTGGTCCGCCGGGCCGAAGAGCACGTCCGGACCCTGCTGCCCGGCTGCACCCATTTGCAGCCGGCCCAGCCGGTCAGTCTGGCCCAGCATCTCCTGGCCTACGCCTGGATGTGTCGCCGGGATTTCGACCGGGTCGCCGACGCCCGCCAGCGGGTCCGGGTCAGCCCCTTGGGTGCCGCGGCTCTGGCCGGGACCACCTATCCCATTGACCCGGAAATGGTCGCCCGGGAAGTGGGGTTTTCCAAAATTTTCACCAACAGCATGGACGCTGTGGCGGACCGAGACTTTGTCATGGAGTCCGTATTCTGCGCCTGCGTGATCATGGCCCACTTGTCTCGGCTCTGTGAGGAGTTGATCCTTTGGGCCAACCCGGCCTTCGGATTCGTGCGGCTGCCAGACGCGTTTGCCACGGGATCAAGCATCATGCCTCAGAAAAAGAACCCGGACGTGGCCGAGCTGATGCGCGGCAAGACCGGGCGGGTCTACGGCGATCTGACGGCCTTGTTGACTCTGGTCAAGGGCCTGCCGCTGACGTACAATCGAGACATGCAGGAAGACAAGGAGCCGTTTTTCGACGCGGACACGACCGTGTCGTCCTCATTGCGGCTGATGGCCGCGATGATGGCCGAAATGGAGTTCGTCCCCGAGCGGATGTTGGCCCTGCTGCGCAAGGGCTTTCTTAATGCCACGGAACTGGCCGACTATTTGGCGGGCAAGGGCTTGGCCTTTCGCGACGCCCACCATGTCGTCGGGCGGGCCGTGGCCTTTGCCGAGGAGCGGAGGCTGGGTCTGGAGGATCTGTCTCTGGAAGCGTTGCGGTCATTTTCCCCGCTGATCGAGGAAGACGTCTTCACGGTGCTGGATTACCACCAGGCCGTGGCCCGGCGCTCAGCGCCGGGGGGCACGGGGGAAGGGCCGGTGCGCGGGCAAGTCGCCGATCTCCGAACGTGGCTGGAGGCCGTGCGCCCATCGATGTGATCGGTGACTGAGGGGCTACACAGAGAAGCTTTTGGTGCGAATGACGCGGAGACTGTTCGAGGGGTGGCGCGCGGTGAGGTGAACGCGGGATGAGCCGGAGCGAGGGGGAAATGGCGGAAGCGTATAGGAGTCGAACCTACCGACGACCTCTCGACCGTCCACTGGATTTGAAGTCCAGGCGCCACACCGGTGACGAAACGCTTCCTCAATTCGTGCTCAATGCTTACGCAGTACTTGATTGGGCTTGCTGCTTGGCGAACAGCGGTGACTTGTATCCATTTCGTTCTTGATCCGCAAGCGCGGGATGAGAAAAACTCGGAGTGAATTCGTTTCTGAACCTCGGATTAGGCGTGGAATCGTAGTGTGCTTTATCTGGCCAGTTCCGCAATCCTTTTTGAAATGACGCTCGATTTCGATCCCGATTTCGATTTCGATTATGTTGACGTGACAAACTGATACCGGAGGAATCTTCATTGAATAATTTTTCTAAGAACCTGCTGCTCTGGGCCACCATATCCGTGGTCATGGTGGTTCTGTTCAATATGTTCAGCCAGCCGCCGGCGCCGGAGCAGAGGCTGAGCTACAGCGAGTTGTTGACCCGTGTGCGCGCCGGTGAAATCACCGAGGTCAAGGTCCAGGGACAGCGAATCCAGGGCGTTCTGCTTAACGAACAGCGTTTTGTTTCGTTCAATCCCAACGATCCGAACCTGGTGCAGACGCTTCTGGACAACAATGTGCGCGTGGTGGCCGAGCCCG contains the following coding sequences:
- the ettA gene encoding energy-dependent translational throttle protein EttA → MSTDDKKIIYSMHRVSKYYDKKPILKDISLSYFYGAKIGVLGMNGSGKSTLLKILAGVDQDFQGSTSLAPGHTIGYLEQEPLANEPRTVLEVVEEGAGESVRLLKEFEEINAQFAEPMSDEAMDALLARQASVQEKLDALNAWELESRLEMAMDALRCPPPDMPLNLVSGGERRRVALCRLLLQQPDILLLDEPTNHLDAESVAWLEHHLHQYPGTIIAVTHDRYFLDNVAGWILELDRGKGIPWKGNYSSWLDQKKERLRQEEKAESDRQKTLQRELEWIRMSPRARHAKSKARIGAYEQLLSQESEKRGKELEIYIPPGPRLGQKVIEAQDLCKAYGDRMLLANADFLIPPGAIVGIIGPNGAGKTTLFRMISGQEQPDSGRIAVGETVKLAYVDQKRDDLEADKTVFEMISDGHDLIRLGNRDVNARAYLGRFNITGADQQKKVGLLSGGERNRVHLARMLKEGANVLLLDEPTNDLDVNTMRALEDALLNFAGAVLVISHDRWFLDRIATHIMAFEGDSQVTFFDGNFTEYEEDRRQRLGKDADVPKRIKYRKFSRG
- a CDS encoding HU family DNA-binding protein, whose product is MTKADLVAKVANKAGMTKASAESALNAFIDSVEEILSANGKLTLTGFGTFEVQQRQERTGRNPRTGEEIKIPASKVVKFRPGKLLKDAVN
- a CDS encoding cold-shock protein, producing the protein MEGVVKWFSKQKGYGFITPDGQEDGKDVFVHFSAIEGGGFKTLREGARVSFEIVDGDKGLQASNVQELD
- a CDS encoding TVP38/TMEM64 family protein: MTESLVELLRHYGMYAALVSIGLNVLATISGVFPTFFITAANIVLFGFWTGAFVSFLGESLGAVTAFLLYRAGFRSSAQTALNRYPRAKALINAQGREAFQLIFLLRLLPFAPAVVSTLGAAVGKTSLLLFATASTLGKIPALLMEAYAVHEVTRFQLTGKIILVVLALWLAYDVSKRLRKRPRPDHSL
- the cbiB gene encoding adenosylcobinamide-phosphate synthase CbiB, encoding MLWLTIPLLAAALDLWLKDPPNWPHPVRLVGWLLDRLERLARFSPLPPRLAGLLCVLGLALGVGLAIQLIASLPILGWLSALYFSFAGLALGGLLQEGRRVARLLHEQDIEAARAALSGLVSRDVDQLDENGIRRALAETISENLNDAFTAPFFYLVCLGPAGLWAYKTVSTMDSMWGYKTPRWRELGWAAARTDDLLAFLPARLTALALTIAARLLGHPAVRLPELRHAAGQTESPNAGWPMAAAALTLRAGMGGPTRYFGQAKVKPWLGPEGQTWTDQKLNDLFRLTLLAGLGVCVGLVLMALFMMLAFSVL
- a CDS encoding AI-2E family transporter, whose protein sequence is MSRSDISDFLTPLQRRLISVALVVLALNLIGAFFFGVFLLLQGLVVYFSDVLWPLAAAGILALLLKPLVHWFQRILHLGRITAILLLYGIVLLTLALLGALILPEILSQVRSLIEHLPVLAEQLSRLIARLFPDAATWAEESLNPEVLREHLQSWTEHLQKIIQTSLPALNTLGEFLGRTFTLVAGTAIIPVYLFFFLLTDKDPLRALDEQLSFIPPWLREDITFLTGEFARIMVAFFRGQILIGLIMGVLMAVGFTLAGLKFGTLLGIVIGLLNIIPYLGSLLGLLTVLPLAYLQQDGGLFLLALVLAIFVAVQLLESYLLTPRIMARGTGLHPLMIIIAIFFWGKALGGILGMILAIPLTAFFVVVWRLVRKKYLAVATNRDRSPSEAETAS
- a CDS encoding TIGR00730 family Rossman fold protein, with the protein product MAASHPETLFPSAQNDVARAQQQPSTPQTESAAYRLAFLDKDFILQDELRPVRLQLELLKPEMLMRDNRIESTVVVFGSARLLDAETAQSRLDEALAAVGNQPDGPEDKGATARLQAAKSALEHSRYYEEARKLSRIISENCQCEEKKTHVVITGGGPGIMEAANRGAAEVQAKSIGLNIVLPHEQAPNPYITPELSFQFHYFAIRKMHFLIRARALVIFPGGFGTLDELFDALTLIQTGKIAPMPVLLFGSQFWNKVINFGALVEAGTVSPRDLELFEFVETADEAWDRIAAFDNLERKR